One Epidermidibacterium keratini DNA segment encodes these proteins:
- a CDS encoding ABC transporter permease, producing MSVFIDAFVFMGQNFGLLVSKSLEHLWISAIPLAISIVIALPIGIWLGHIHRGEFLAVSLTNIGRALPSLALISILIGVVGIGLVNVTIALVLLAAPPLLSHAFVGVDGVPRDLTRAGRGMGLTPLQIVRTIELPLASPMIFSGLRTASVLVISSATLATIAGGGGLGDIILNQVAYGIEGVIAAALWVAALSLIVDQLVNLVRKLLVRRYRVAAPEEDLREQAITVTD from the coding sequence ATGAGTGTCTTCATCGACGCGTTTGTCTTCATGGGACAGAACTTCGGCCTGTTGGTCTCGAAGTCCCTTGAGCATCTGTGGATCAGCGCGATACCACTGGCCATCTCGATCGTGATCGCGCTGCCGATCGGCATCTGGCTGGGGCACATCCATCGCGGCGAGTTCCTCGCGGTGAGCCTGACGAACATCGGGCGCGCGCTGCCGAGCCTGGCCCTGATCTCGATTCTCATTGGCGTTGTGGGGATCGGGCTCGTCAACGTGACGATCGCGCTGGTGCTCCTCGCGGCGCCGCCGCTGCTCTCCCACGCCTTCGTCGGAGTCGACGGCGTGCCGCGCGATCTCACTCGGGCCGGCCGAGGGATGGGACTCACACCGCTTCAGATCGTGCGCACTATCGAGCTGCCCCTTGCCTCGCCGATGATCTTCAGCGGCCTGCGCACGGCATCGGTGCTGGTGATCAGCAGCGCCACCCTCGCCACGATCGCCGGTGGCGGTGGGCTCGGCGACATCATCCTGAACCAGGTCGCCTACGGCATCGAGGGTGTCATCGCCGCCGCGCTCTGGGTCGCCGCGCTGTCGCTGATCGTCGACCAGCTCGTCAACCTGGTCCGCAAGCTGCTGGTACGGCGTTATCGCGTGGCGGCACCGGAGGAGGACCTGCGCGAGCAGGCGATCACCGTCACCGACTGA
- a CDS encoding prenyltransferase/squalene oxidase repeat-containing protein, giving the protein MVSAHVLDWLLDSDPALRWQVERDLAHEPQQIWDATRAQVATQGFGKQLLAVQDPDGQWAGGAYFPADGLDPIADEPDKGGQPFTATTWSLNALREWGVDAAALGDTAQRLAENSRWEYEDLPYWDGEVDCCINAWTVANGLWLGVDMDPLADWFAEHQLADGGWNCEWVEGSTHSSFHSTLNSLGGLLTHEVVTGGTPRTREARRRGEEYLLERHLTRRLSTGEPVGPWLSTFAYPLRWRYSALRAADYFRNVALNDGSPPDPRISEAIALVRAARQPDGTWLQGTPQPGRTWFDVDAPPGHPSKWLTLYGTRVLDWWDAATAGGMATLSR; this is encoded by the coding sequence ATGGTGAGCGCACACGTCCTGGACTGGCTGCTCGACTCCGACCCGGCGCTGCGATGGCAGGTCGAGCGCGACCTGGCGCACGAGCCCCAACAGATCTGGGACGCAACGCGAGCCCAGGTGGCGACGCAGGGCTTCGGCAAGCAGCTCCTCGCAGTGCAGGATCCCGACGGGCAGTGGGCCGGCGGCGCCTACTTCCCGGCCGATGGCCTCGATCCCATCGCCGACGAGCCCGATAAGGGCGGCCAACCCTTCACCGCGACGACCTGGTCGCTCAATGCGCTGCGCGAGTGGGGCGTAGATGCTGCCGCGCTTGGCGACACCGCGCAGCGTCTTGCCGAGAACTCGCGCTGGGAATACGAGGATCTTCCCTACTGGGACGGCGAAGTCGACTGCTGCATCAACGCGTGGACGGTCGCCAACGGCCTATGGCTCGGGGTCGATATGGACCCTCTGGCGGACTGGTTTGCCGAGCACCAGCTCGCCGACGGCGGGTGGAACTGCGAATGGGTCGAGGGCTCGACCCACTCGTCGTTCCACTCGACGTTGAACTCGCTCGGCGGCTTGCTGACGCATGAGGTCGTCACCGGCGGTACGCCGCGCACCCGCGAAGCGCGTCGTCGCGGCGAGGAGTATCTGCTGGAGCGCCATCTCACCAGGCGGCTGTCCACCGGCGAGCCGGTCGGGCCGTGGCTGAGCACGTTTGCCTACCCGCTGCGGTGGCGATACAGCGCGCTGCGCGCTGCCGACTACTTCCGCAACGTCGCGTTGAACGACGGTTCACCGCCGGACCCGCGGATCAGTGAGGCGATCGCCCTGGTCCGCGCCGCGCGTCAGCCGGACGGCACCTGGCTGCAGGGTACGCCGCAGCCAGGTCGCACCTGGTTCGATGTCGATGCCCCGCCGGGCCACCCGTCGAAGTGGCTGACCCTCTACGGCACCAGGGTGCTGGACTGGTGGGACGCCGCGACCGCCGGTGGGATGGCGACGCTCAGTCGGTGA
- a CDS encoding DUF5709 domain-containing protein, with protein MRSEEYGEYSVDDEDQLQPSDTLEDRGVEDALDEGYVTREGWSAGQGYGNTADEEARGESLDQRIAQEEPDFDYDKDSWSEDESGDQVGTERSGRLTISGNGDDDADNPENANDPQSDVFAEDVGIAGSAATAEEAAMHVIDDERE; from the coding sequence ATGAGAAGTGAGGAGTACGGCGAGTACAGCGTCGATGACGAAGACCAGCTGCAGCCCAGCGACACGCTGGAAGACCGCGGTGTGGAGGACGCCCTCGACGAGGGCTACGTGACGCGCGAGGGTTGGTCTGCCGGTCAGGGATACGGCAACACCGCCGATGAAGAGGCCCGCGGTGAGTCGCTGGACCAGCGCATCGCGCAGGAAGAGCCGGACTTCGACTACGACAAGGACTCCTGGAGCGAAGACGAGTCCGGCGACCAGGTCGGCACCGAACGCTCGGGTCGCCTCACCATCTCCGGCAACGGCGACGACGACGCCGACAACCCCGAGAACGCCAACGACCCGCAAAGTGACGTGTTTGCCGAAGACGTCGGCATCGCCGGATCGGCAGCAACCGCTGAAGAGGCTGCCATGCACGTCATCGACGACGAGCGCGAGTAG
- a CDS encoding lipase maturation factor family protein, with product MFWWPDPGAWLGRIVFERGVALLLLITLISTIRQFRALLSSTGLLPIPRFLELTRPRDRPSIFGLHYSDRFFLGTCWFGVVLCLATITGLTAALPWWAHGLVWAAMWLIYLSIVNVGQRWYSFLWEMLLVEVLFIGIFIGPADRTPSLIVTAALIWLLIRVEFGAGMIKMRGGREWRDLTALDYHHETQPMPGPLSWYFHHLPKVAHRVETGANHVVQLVIPFALIAPDPVRSIAAIVIAATQAYLVLSGNFAWVNLLTICLALALVDASILGYVLPLSEPSMNDGSVAEQWILIAFGVLSLALAWQPLRNLLSSRQKMNARYNPFYVGNSYGAFGTIGKVRREIVISGSSGSGEPWREYEFPGKPGELAHRPPQVAPYHQRLGWMLWFAALSPAYGRGWLERLLKALLSGDRAIKRQLRVDPFPDEPPKWVKVTAYDYRFSTPAERRASGDWWVRTNEHEYLAPRRLR from the coding sequence ATGTTCTGGTGGCCGGATCCCGGCGCCTGGCTCGGGCGCATCGTCTTCGAGCGAGGCGTCGCCTTACTTCTGCTGATCACCCTGATCAGCACGATCCGCCAGTTCCGGGCGCTGCTCTCGAGCACCGGCTTGCTGCCGATCCCTCGGTTCCTGGAGCTCACCCGGCCACGGGACCGCCCGAGCATCTTTGGGCTGCACTACTCCGACCGGTTCTTCCTGGGCACCTGCTGGTTCGGCGTCGTACTCTGCCTCGCCACCATCACCGGGCTCACCGCAGCGCTGCCGTGGTGGGCGCACGGTCTCGTGTGGGCGGCGATGTGGTTGATCTACCTGAGCATCGTGAACGTCGGTCAGCGGTGGTACTCATTTCTGTGGGAGATGCTGCTGGTCGAGGTCCTCTTCATCGGCATCTTCATCGGCCCGGCGGACCGTACGCCGTCGCTGATCGTCACCGCCGCACTGATCTGGCTGCTCATCAGAGTCGAGTTCGGCGCGGGCATGATCAAGATGCGTGGCGGGCGGGAGTGGCGCGATCTGACCGCGCTCGACTACCACCACGAGACCCAGCCGATGCCTGGACCACTGAGCTGGTATTTCCATCACCTGCCGAAGGTCGCGCATCGCGTCGAGACCGGCGCCAACCACGTCGTCCAGCTCGTCATCCCGTTCGCGCTCATCGCTCCGGACCCGGTCCGCTCGATCGCCGCCATCGTCATCGCCGCTACCCAGGCCTACCTCGTGCTGTCGGGCAACTTCGCCTGGGTCAACCTGCTCACGATCTGCCTCGCGCTGGCGCTGGTGGATGCCTCGATCCTGGGCTACGTGCTGCCGCTTAGCGAGCCGTCGATGAACGACGGATCCGTTGCAGAGCAGTGGATCTTGATCGCGTTCGGCGTACTCAGCCTCGCTCTCGCCTGGCAGCCGCTGCGCAACCTGCTGTCATCCAGGCAGAAGATGAACGCCCGCTACAACCCGTTCTATGTCGGCAACTCCTACGGCGCCTTCGGCACGATCGGCAAGGTGCGCCGCGAGATCGTCATCTCCGGCTCAAGCGGCAGCGGCGAGCCGTGGCGCGAATACGAGTTCCCCGGCAAGCCTGGCGAGCTCGCCCACCGTCCCCCTCAGGTCGCGCCGTACCACCAGCGCCTTGGCTGGATGCTCTGGTTTGCGGCCCTGTCCCCGGCGTACGGCCGCGGCTGGCTCGAGCGGCTGCTGAAGGCGTTGCTCAGCGGCGATCGCGCGATCAAGCGCCAGCTGCGGGTCGACCCGTTTCCCGACGAGCCGCCGAAGTGGGTCAAGGTCACTGCCTACGACTACCGGTTCAGTACGCCGGCCGAACGACGCGCCAGCGGTGACTGGTGGGTGCGCACCAACGAGCACGAGTACCTCGCGCCTCGCCGACTGCGCTAG
- a CDS encoding lysoplasmalogenase, with protein sequence MGDGLLPRRFGARLLFFVYADLLAVHLLAQLIVAPALATFTQAIAMPVLALALFNEVTTRGPLVWFSLLALGFSWLGDLLPRFVAPELQFILLMGCFLMAQIAYIVAFSPYWRDLRRCWPALIPLMAAFGVLVVATVPYAGDLLGPMLAYGVTLLAMVLLSGGVHPLTGVGGALFLLSDALIAMNALGIVDFTAVDFVIMATYLLAQAAIVLGVASRARAAQLA encoded by the coding sequence GTGGGCGATGGACTGCTGCCGCGTCGGTTTGGCGCCAGGTTGCTGTTCTTCGTGTACGCCGATCTGCTGGCCGTACACCTGCTCGCCCAGCTCATCGTCGCGCCCGCGCTCGCCACTTTCACCCAGGCGATCGCGATGCCGGTGCTCGCCCTGGCCCTCTTCAACGAAGTGACCACGCGCGGACCGCTCGTCTGGTTTAGCTTGCTCGCGCTCGGCTTCAGCTGGCTCGGCGACCTGCTCCCGCGGTTCGTCGCACCGGAGCTGCAGTTCATCCTGCTCATGGGCTGCTTCCTGATGGCGCAGATCGCCTACATAGTCGCATTTTCGCCGTACTGGCGAGACCTTCGACGATGCTGGCCGGCGCTCATCCCACTGATGGCGGCGTTCGGCGTACTCGTGGTGGCGACCGTCCCCTACGCCGGTGACCTCCTCGGACCGATGCTCGCGTACGGCGTGACGTTGCTGGCGATGGTGCTGCTCAGCGGCGGCGTGCATCCGCTCACCGGAGTCGGCGGGGCGCTGTTCCTGCTCAGCGACGCGCTCATCGCGATGAACGCCCTGGGAATCGTGGATTTCACGGCGGTGGACTTCGTGATCATGGCGACCTACCTGCTCGCCCAAGCCGCCATCGTCCTCGGTGTCGCGTCGCGAGCGCGCGCCGCCCAGCTGGCCTGA
- a CDS encoding L-threonylcarbamoyladenylate synthase, whose protein sequence is MAQLIDIHPQDPQPRLIAKAADIIRDGGLIAYPTDSSYALGCSLGNKEALQRIRDIRHLDDRHDFTLVCSDFSQMNAYVAFDNSLFRVLKNATPGPYTFIMQASRETPRVMQNPKKKTVGVRIPDHPVALALIAELGTPVVSSTLLLPDRDEQLLQGWEVRDELDYQLDAVIDGESGYTPTTVVDVTSGVPEVVRVGAGDPTPFE, encoded by the coding sequence GTGGCACAGCTGATCGACATTCATCCCCAGGACCCGCAGCCGCGGCTGATCGCCAAAGCCGCGGACATCATCCGCGACGGTGGGCTTATCGCCTACCCCACCGACTCGTCGTACGCCTTGGGTTGCTCGCTGGGCAACAAGGAGGCGCTACAGCGCATCCGCGACATCCGCCATCTGGACGACCGGCACGATTTCACCCTGGTATGCAGCGACTTTTCGCAGATGAACGCCTACGTCGCGTTCGACAACTCGCTGTTTCGAGTGCTGAAGAACGCGACCCCGGGGCCCTATACCTTCATCATGCAGGCGAGCCGCGAGACACCTCGGGTGATGCAGAACCCGAAGAAGAAGACCGTCGGTGTCCGGATTCCCGATCACCCAGTCGCGTTGGCGCTCATCGCCGAGCTGGGTACGCCGGTCGTCTCCAGCACCCTGCTGCTGCCTGATCGCGACGAGCAGCTGCTGCAGGGTTGGGAGGTGCGCGACGAGCTCGACTACCAGCTCGATGCGGTGATCGACGGCGAGTCCGGATACACCCCGACGACCGTCGTCGACGTCACCAGCGGCGTCCCGGAGGTCGTCCGCGTCGGCGCGGGAGACCCCACACCGTTTGAGTAA
- a CDS encoding superoxide dismutase yields the protein MAVYTLPDLPYDYSALEPHIDAQIMELHHDKHHKKYVDDANTALEKLAEARDKGDFATIPKLEKDLAFNLGGHTNHSVFWTNMSPDGGGKPTGELAAAIDQHFGSFEAFQGQFEAAATTIQGSGWAMLVWDSIGQQPLIVQLYDQQSNVPLGLTPILLLDMWEHAFYLQYKNVKADYAKAWWNVVNWEDAAARFAAAQQQTQGLIVK from the coding sequence ATGGCTGTCTACACGCTTCCGGATCTGCCGTATGACTACAGTGCGCTCGAGCCGCACATCGATGCGCAGATCATGGAGCTCCATCACGACAAGCACCACAAGAAGTACGTCGATGATGCCAACACCGCCCTCGAGAAGCTCGCCGAAGCACGCGACAAGGGTGACTTCGCGACCATCCCCAAGCTGGAGAAGGATCTCGCCTTCAACCTGGGCGGGCACACCAACCACTCGGTGTTCTGGACCAACATGAGCCCGGACGGCGGCGGCAAGCCGACCGGCGAGCTCGCCGCTGCGATCGACCAGCACTTCGGCTCGTTCGAGGCGTTCCAGGGCCAGTTCGAGGCTGCCGCGACGACCATCCAGGGTTCGGGCTGGGCCATGCTGGTGTGGGACTCGATCGGCCAGCAGCCGCTGATCGTGCAGCTCTACGACCAGCAGAGCAATGTGCCGCTCGGGCTGACCCCGATCCTGCTTCTGGACATGTGGGAGCACGCGTTCTACCTGCAGTACAAGAACGTCAAGGCCGACTACGCCAAGGCCTGGTGGAACGTCGTGAACTGGGAAGACGCCGCCGCGCGCTTCGCCGCTGCTCAGCAGCAGACCCAGGGCCTCATCGTCAAGTAG
- a CDS encoding alpha/beta hydrolase, which produces MRTRVAVLVSLVVATLVAACGSSDDSSLKVTENVRYADDSLRQQLDLYVPDDDEKSHPVAIYLHGGGWQLGDKAAVNDTAVANIKEFRDALLDAGYAVAAVNYRLTDEAIWPAQIQDVKSAVRYLRANAGKYNLDPERVVVWGESAGGHLAQMMAVTNGDPTMEGTVGQTGESSDVSAAISYYGISDLVTTATDVMGCSQTGGEVGQSKLVGGSPSVEPAKTLATLASPINYVDASDAPILLMHGKQDCVVAPIQSERMYSKLQSVGVPTDLVEVDGEHSAPVFFDTKKLQQQAIDWFSEYAA; this is translated from the coding sequence GTGAGGACTCGCGTCGCCGTACTCGTCAGCCTCGTCGTCGCGACCCTCGTGGCGGCGTGCGGCTCCAGTGACGACAGCAGTCTGAAGGTCACCGAAAACGTGCGGTACGCCGATGACTCGCTGCGCCAGCAGCTTGACCTCTACGTGCCCGACGACGACGAGAAGTCCCACCCAGTGGCAATCTATCTGCACGGTGGCGGCTGGCAGCTCGGCGACAAGGCCGCGGTCAACGACACCGCCGTCGCCAACATCAAGGAGTTCCGTGACGCGCTGCTCGACGCTGGATATGCGGTGGCGGCGGTCAACTACCGGCTCACCGACGAGGCGATCTGGCCGGCCCAGATCCAGGACGTGAAGTCGGCCGTGCGCTACCTGCGCGCCAACGCCGGCAAGTACAACCTCGATCCCGAGCGCGTCGTCGTCTGGGGCGAGTCCGCCGGCGGGCATCTCGCGCAGATGATGGCGGTGACCAACGGCGACCCGACGATGGAAGGCACCGTCGGGCAGACCGGTGAGTCCAGCGACGTCTCCGCGGCAATCTCCTACTACGGGATCTCGGATCTGGTCACGACTGCCACCGACGTGATGGGGTGCAGCCAGACCGGCGGGGAGGTCGGACAGAGCAAGCTCGTCGGTGGCTCACCGTCGGTTGAGCCGGCCAAGACCCTGGCGACTCTGGCCTCACCGATCAACTACGTCGACGCCAGCGACGCGCCCATCTTGCTCATGCATGGCAAGCAGGACTGCGTTGTCGCGCCGATCCAGAGTGAGCGGATGTACAGCAAGCTGCAGTCGGTCGGCGTGCCTACCGATCTCGTCGAAGTCGACGGCGAGCACTCCGCACCGGTGTTCTTCGATACCAAGAAGCTGCAGCAGCAGGCCATCGACTGGTTCAGCGAGTACGCCGCATAG
- a CDS encoding oxygenase MpaB family protein: MLHDTRRAVAGALRSRVVGPDAAQRAAEIWQKPGPRRFTASDPIWRVHADSSMFIGGIRALLLQALHPLAMAGVADHSDYRGDPWGRLQRTSGFIATTTYAVDDDADRAVRIVRAVHKRVHGRTRDGREYDASDPHLLMWVHVAEIDSFLAAHQLFGKRPLTDDEADRYVAQTGATARALGVLDPPRSVAELADVLALYRPELESTPEAREVAKFLMLRPPLPLPLVPAYSLLSSSAAGSLPSWALRMLHLPHVPRVTSMLTRPAGRLGASGVRWLMSSVDLPEKHGKKSVPTPEPRPSI, encoded by the coding sequence ATGTTGCATGACACGCGACGTGCCGTCGCCGGGGCGCTGCGCTCCCGGGTGGTCGGCCCGGATGCCGCGCAGCGGGCCGCGGAGATCTGGCAGAAGCCCGGCCCGCGGCGCTTCACCGCGAGCGACCCCATCTGGCGCGTGCACGCCGACTCGTCGATGTTTATCGGCGGCATCCGAGCGCTGCTGCTGCAGGCCCTGCACCCGCTCGCGATGGCTGGGGTTGCCGACCATTCGGACTACCGTGGCGATCCGTGGGGTCGGCTGCAGCGCACGAGCGGCTTTATCGCGACCACGACGTACGCCGTCGATGATGATGCCGACCGCGCCGTCCGGATCGTGCGCGCGGTCCACAAGCGCGTCCACGGACGCACGCGCGACGGCCGCGAGTACGACGCGTCCGACCCGCACCTGCTGATGTGGGTGCACGTTGCCGAGATCGACAGTTTCCTTGCTGCACACCAGCTTTTTGGCAAGCGCCCCCTCACCGATGATGAGGCGGACCGCTATGTCGCGCAGACCGGCGCGACGGCGCGGGCGCTCGGCGTACTCGACCCACCACGGTCGGTTGCCGAGCTTGCTGACGTGCTAGCTCTCTATCGTCCCGAGCTGGAATCTACGCCCGAGGCGCGGGAGGTCGCGAAGTTCCTGATGCTGCGCCCACCGCTGCCGCTGCCCCTGGTGCCGGCGTACAGCCTGCTGTCGTCGTCGGCGGCCGGAAGTCTGCCGAGCTGGGCGCTGCGGATGCTGCATCTTCCTCATGTGCCACGGGTCACGTCGATGCTGACTCGGCCGGCTGGAAGACTAGGGGCCAGCGGCGTTCGGTGGCTGATGAGCAGTGTGGATCTGCCGGAGAAGCACGGCAAGAAATCTGTCCCGACGCCGGAACCGCGACCGAGCATCTGA
- a CDS encoding cytochrome P450, translating to MSPTAAPGTERIHDPQTYVTGAPLDVIDELREQAPVVWVDEPATADFDGGPGYWLVLRHADVQSVLTDPATYSSHLGATQVRDPATSADLSYVQRMMLNMDPPDHGRLRRPLQKSFTARAVLRLEEQIAAHVSGILDRSLKHDEPVDFAKEIAADLPLLTLADVLGVPPEDRMLMFDWSNRVIGFQDPDYATSAAFDPSQGSEIARAALMLRPEPDADGRMPDPRSRSGMPDLYDYAHRLGELKQRDPGSDVMSILMSNTHGDDGAISVEEFENMFWLFAVAGNETLRNGLPGGMYALLQHPDSQRRLREEPELMDSAIEEMLRWWTPVMVFRRTATTETSLADQQIDAGQKVVVSFLSANRDPRVFDKPEQFRIDRGAREHLVFGHGPHFCLGAHLARVQMRQMFTQLLERTSWMEAAGEPALLRSSFQRGIKRLPVRFAAA from the coding sequence ATGAGCCCGACCGCTGCGCCTGGCACTGAGCGCATCCACGACCCGCAGACCTACGTCACCGGGGCGCCGCTCGATGTGATCGACGAGCTGCGCGAGCAGGCCCCGGTCGTCTGGGTCGACGAACCGGCGACCGCCGACTTTGACGGCGGCCCGGGGTATTGGCTGGTACTGCGGCACGCCGACGTGCAGAGCGTGCTTACCGATCCAGCGACGTACTCGTCGCACCTCGGCGCGACGCAGGTGCGAGATCCGGCGACATCGGCCGACCTGAGCTACGTGCAGCGGATGATGCTCAACATGGACCCGCCCGACCACGGGCGGCTGCGCCGGCCGCTGCAGAAGTCGTTTACCGCGCGAGCCGTGTTACGGCTCGAGGAGCAGATCGCCGCGCACGTCAGCGGCATCCTCGACCGGTCGCTGAAGCACGACGAACCGGTCGACTTTGCCAAGGAGATCGCCGCCGACCTGCCGCTGCTGACTCTGGCCGACGTCCTCGGCGTACCACCCGAGGACCGCATGCTGATGTTTGACTGGTCCAACCGCGTCATCGGCTTCCAAGATCCCGACTACGCGACGAGCGCTGCCTTCGATCCCAGTCAGGGCAGCGAGATCGCTCGCGCGGCACTGATGCTTCGCCCCGAGCCGGACGCCGACGGCCGCATGCCCGATCCACGAAGTCGCTCGGGTATGCCGGACCTCTACGACTATGCCCACCGGCTCGGCGAGCTAAAGCAGCGCGATCCCGGCTCAGACGTCATGTCGATCCTGATGAGCAACACTCACGGCGACGACGGCGCTATCAGCGTCGAGGAGTTCGAGAACATGTTCTGGCTGTTTGCGGTGGCCGGCAACGAGACGCTGCGCAACGGGCTGCCCGGTGGGATGTATGCGCTGCTGCAGCACCCCGACTCCCAGCGGCGGTTGCGCGAAGAACCCGAGCTGATGGACTCGGCGATTGAGGAGATGCTGCGCTGGTGGACACCGGTCATGGTCTTTCGGCGTACTGCCACGACCGAGACCTCACTGGCCGATCAGCAGATCGACGCCGGTCAGAAGGTCGTTGTCAGCTTCCTGTCGGCCAACCGCGACCCGCGGGTCTTTGACAAGCCTGAGCAGTTTCGGATCGATCGCGGCGCGCGCGAGCACCTGGTCTTCGGCCACGGCCCACACTTCTGCCTCGGCGCTCACTTGGCGCGCGTGCAGATGCGCCAGATGTTTACCCAGCTGCTGGAGCGTACGTCGTGGATGGAGGCCGCGGGTGAGCCCGCGCTGTTGCGCTCCAGCTTCCAGCGCGGGATCAAGCGGCTGCCGGTCCGATTCGCTGCCGCCTGA
- a CDS encoding ornithine cyclodeaminase family protein, producing MTLPRLLDDEQVRRYPAADAVAVMLRTLRAHGAGQLAAPPRVSADLGSDGAMTFTVGALPEVYGYRAYDSLAGSNPQQVVVVHDRESGQVTAIAVGSALGPMRTGAIGGAAVAALTPTQTAELGVIGTGIQAYRQIWAISAVRRLSAVRVYSRDPGRREQFAQRVRDRLGLSVDATDSAEDAVREAGIVVVATSSTTPVLSSSWLRDDVHVNLLGPKADGAAEYPADLVADAALVTTDSLAQLRDYRPPAGEVDRVVELGRFIEEGRQRPPGRSVFHSVGLAGTEVALLGAIATNS from the coding sequence ATGACCCTTCCTCGGCTGCTCGACGATGAGCAGGTACGGCGCTACCCGGCAGCCGACGCGGTTGCGGTGATGTTGCGGACGCTGCGTGCTCACGGCGCGGGTCAGCTCGCCGCGCCCCCGCGGGTGAGCGCCGACCTTGGCAGTGACGGCGCAATGACGTTTACCGTCGGTGCCCTGCCGGAGGTCTACGGCTATCGCGCGTATGACTCGCTTGCCGGCTCGAATCCTCAGCAGGTCGTTGTCGTGCACGACCGCGAGAGCGGCCAGGTCACGGCGATCGCGGTAGGCAGCGCCCTCGGTCCGATGCGGACCGGGGCGATCGGCGGTGCGGCGGTCGCGGCTCTCACCCCGACGCAGACCGCGGAGCTTGGCGTGATCGGCACCGGAATCCAGGCATATCGGCAAATCTGGGCGATCTCGGCCGTACGCCGCCTGTCGGCGGTGCGGGTCTACTCGCGCGATCCGGGGCGCCGTGAGCAGTTTGCGCAGCGGGTGCGCGATCGGCTGGGGCTGTCGGTCGATGCCACTGACAGTGCCGAAGACGCCGTGCGCGAGGCGGGCATCGTCGTCGTCGCGACGTCGAGCACGACCCCGGTGCTGTCGTCGAGCTGGCTGCGCGACGACGTACACGTCAACCTGCTCGGCCCGAAGGCCGACGGCGCCGCCGAGTATCCCGCCGACCTGGTTGCCGACGCCGCGCTGGTCACGACCGACTCGCTCGCGCAGCTGCGCGACTACCGGCCGCCGGCTGGCGAAGTCGATCGGGTCGTCGAGCTCGGCCGGTTCATCGAAGAAGGCCGCCAACGCCCGCCGGGCCGCAGCGTCTTTCACTCCGTCGGTCTCGCCGGCACCGAAGTCGCCCTCCTAGGCGCCATCGCCACGAACTCGTAG
- a CDS encoding DUF998 domain-containing protein, giving the protein MSSALTDAQPARPIPADEPGHHRPDRFAAILAVLALVGFAGAAALVLALDATVGGSSETVSAYVFTHPVEFTSAVVLLVAGSVALGAALARRGHLGVGGGVLLGLWAVGLIAVAIFPKTDWSVGPSLSGQIHRVGSLIAFFALPLAVAVVTARSWRRGGALSARLGSIFGLAAAVVLGYLVWAVVQSQFSGIPWYHAIDLGLVERILIGFEVAALAALAVWVARRPALP; this is encoded by the coding sequence ATGTCCAGCGCCTTGACGGACGCCCAGCCCGCGCGTCCGATACCCGCCGATGAGCCCGGCCACCATCGGCCCGATCGCTTCGCGGCGATTCTCGCCGTCCTCGCCCTTGTGGGCTTCGCCGGTGCCGCCGCACTCGTGCTCGCGCTCGATGCGACCGTGGGCGGTTCGTCGGAGACGGTGTCGGCGTACGTATTCACCCACCCGGTCGAGTTCACCTCCGCCGTCGTACTGCTTGTGGCCGGGTCGGTTGCGCTCGGAGCGGCGTTGGCGCGGCGCGGGCACCTCGGCGTGGGCGGCGGCGTACTGCTTGGACTGTGGGCGGTCGGCCTGATCGCCGTCGCGATCTTTCCCAAGACGGACTGGTCGGTCGGTCCGAGCCTGAGCGGTCAGATCCACCGCGTCGGGAGCCTCATCGCCTTCTTCGCGCTGCCCCTCGCCGTCGCTGTGGTGACCGCGCGTTCGTGGCGGCGCGGCGGTGCGCTGAGTGCGCGACTCGGTTCGATCTTCGGGCTCGCCGCGGCCGTCGTACTCGGCTATCTCGTGTGGGCCGTGGTCCAGTCGCAGTTCAGTGGCATCCCGTGGTACCACGCCATCGACCTGGGCCTCGTCGAGCGCATCCTGATCGGCTTCGAGGTCGCCGCGCTCGCGGCGCTAGCGGTCTGGGTGGCACGCCGCCCGGCGCTGCCATGA